From a region of the Corythoichthys intestinalis isolate RoL2023-P3 chromosome 7, ASM3026506v1, whole genome shotgun sequence genome:
- the LOC130918448 gene encoding claudin-1 — translation MASSPLQLLGFFLALIGVATTVTATIMVEWKTHGHSHRIMQGLWMTCSVGHRTTCEVHDSLLKLSDQVQITRAILLVSLFLSTVALMVSTIGMKCTRFMEGKPNAKGAVARIGGIMFMASGVMTLIITSWYVKKIISDFHHDHHLHRFEFGTAVFVSWAGGFLTTFGGAFLTCQKCSRSSSSRSINSNRLLQTNKSNSNYV, via the exons ATGGCCAGTTCACCACTGCAGCTGCTTGGTTTCTTCCTGGCACTGATTGGCGTGGCCACCACAGTGACTGCTACCATCATGGTGGAGTGGAAGACGCACGGCCATTCACACCGCATCATGCAAGGCCTGTGGATGACCTGCAGCGTCGGCCACAGGACCACCTGCGAAGTTCACGACTCTCTCCTCAAACTGTCAG ATCAGGTCCAGATAACCAGGGCAATTCTGCTGGTGAGCCTGTTTCTGTCAACCGTGGCGTTAATGGTCTCCACTATCGGAATGAAGTGCACCCGCTTTATGGAAGGCAAACCCAATGCCAAGGGAGCAGTGGCTCGCATTGGAGGGATTATGTTTATGGCTTCAG GGGTAATGACGTTAATCATAACATCCTGGTATGTCAAGAAGATCATTTCCGACTTCCATCATGACCATCATCTACACCG CTTTGAGTTTGGTACTGCGGTGTTTGTCAGCTGGGCCGGCGGCTTCCTCACGACATTTGGCGGAGCATTCCTGACCTGTCAGAAGTGCTCAAGGTCATCTTCGTCCAGGTCTATTAACTCCAACCGCCTCCTGCAAACCAACAAGTCCAACAGCAACTATGTTTAG